The Acidobacteriota bacterium genome includes a region encoding these proteins:
- a CDS encoding Nramp family divalent metal transporter gives MQEVEGGAAPRAGAMTDQQYVDAGCLPPMAVRDMPEPLPLFKILGPSVILAGLGVGSGEYIIWPFITAAVGPAFLWAAVASVTLQYFINMEIERYTLATGETAIAGFVRRWRHWGWIFCFFTLLPNMWPGWATTGVTILTFLMGGGNVGYITVGVMIAIGVALTMSPVVYQTLERAQFFKVGLTLVFLAVAIVSAIDASAWADLPQAVTHIGQLPDSSAIPITLLLSALVFAGAGGVNNLAQSNWIRDKGFGMGAYIPRIVSPITGEDVAAPTTGVMMRTDEANLARFRVWWRRANTEQLVSFWFICIFSIVTFSLLAHSTIPGQQIAEQANLAFIKAEGEVLQRVVAPWFGKFFWVFGAMSLVLVALGTVDYIARIVADILRTVYLQGNEVWSESRLYFYAVWAGVVSGSFILLSGMQQPLVLLMTSACLNGLVMVVYGVLLIRLNLRGLPAPLRIGGIRLVMLVIATAFYGFFGGWLILAQIRAFLG, from the coding sequence ATGCAAGAGGTCGAGGGGGGGGCGGCGCCGCGCGCGGGAGCCATGACGGACCAGCAATACGTCGACGCGGGATGCCTGCCGCCGATGGCCGTGCGCGACATGCCCGAGCCGCTGCCACTCTTCAAGATCCTGGGCCCGAGCGTAATCCTCGCGGGCCTTGGCGTGGGCTCCGGCGAGTACATCATCTGGCCGTTCATCACGGCTGCCGTCGGCCCCGCGTTCCTCTGGGCCGCCGTGGCGAGCGTCACGCTCCAGTACTTCATCAACATGGAGATCGAGCGCTACACGCTCGCCACGGGAGAGACGGCGATCGCCGGCTTCGTGCGGCGCTGGCGTCACTGGGGCTGGATCTTCTGCTTCTTCACGCTGCTGCCCAACATGTGGCCGGGCTGGGCGACGACGGGCGTGACCATCCTCACGTTCCTGATGGGCGGCGGCAACGTCGGCTACATCACGGTGGGCGTGATGATCGCGATCGGCGTTGCCCTGACGATGTCGCCTGTCGTGTACCAGACGCTCGAACGCGCGCAGTTCTTCAAGGTGGGGCTCACGCTCGTGTTCCTTGCCGTTGCGATTGTCTCGGCGATCGACGCCTCTGCGTGGGCGGACCTGCCCCAGGCCGTGACGCACATCGGCCAGTTGCCAGACTCGTCGGCCATTCCGATCACGCTGCTCCTGAGTGCGCTCGTGTTCGCGGGAGCGGGCGGCGTGAACAACCTCGCGCAGAGCAACTGGATCCGCGACAAGGGGTTCGGCATGGGCGCCTACATCCCGCGCATCGTCTCGCCGATCACGGGTGAGGACGTGGCCGCGCCCACCACGGGCGTGATGATGCGAACCGACGAGGCGAACCTCGCGCGCTTCCGCGTGTGGTGGCGTCGCGCCAACACCGAGCAGCTGGTGAGCTTCTGGTTCATCTGCATCTTCTCGATCGTGACGTTCTCGTTGCTCGCGCACTCGACCATCCCCGGTCAGCAGATCGCCGAGCAGGCCAATCTCGCGTTCATCAAGGCGGAAGGCGAAGTACTCCAGCGGGTGGTCGCGCCGTGGTTCGGCAAGTTCTTCTGGGTGTTCGGCGCGATGTCGCTGGTGCTCGTGGCCCTGGGCACCGTCGACTACATCGCGCGGATCGTCGCCGACATCCTGCGCACCGTGTATCTGCAGGGCAACGAGGTGTGGAGCGAGAGCCGGCTCTACTTCTATGCGGTGTGGGCGGGCGTGGTGTCGGGGTCGTTCATCCTGCTGAGCGGCATGCAGCAGCCGCTGGTGCTGCTCATGACATCGGCGTGCCTCAACGGCCTCGTGATGGTCGTTTACGGCGTGCTGCTCATCCGGTTGAACCTGCGCGGCCTCCCGGCGCCCCTGCGCATCGGCGGGATTCGCCTCGTGATGCTCGTCATCGCGACCGCGTTCTACGGCTTCTTCGGCGGCTGGCTCATCCTCGCCCAGATACGCGCATTCCTGGGATGA
- a CDS encoding FAD-binding oxidoreductase, translated as MDAATLRARLDAIVSRERVLTRPIDLAAWASDASFYRPVPRAVVLADGIDEIAALFRLSHDLRIPITFRASGTSLSGQAVTAGLLVEVKRHWRRIDVLDEGARVRVQPGVLGGEANLALRRFGRKIGPDPASLQACALGGILANNASGKCCGVAQNAYHTLDSIVFVLPSGVRIDTALPDADAQFRRAAPALAEGVLELKAAIEANPALAARIRTKYRMKNTTGYGLNAFLDHARPVDVFSHLLIGSEGTLAFIAEAVLHTVPDLPYKCTALLLFRSLDAACAAITVLKSAGAKALELMDRASLRAVERQPGVPPELLDLPPTAAGLLVEFQAETPDALADYRAVAEPLAERLDGLMYPAGFTDDPRQIGKLWRVRDGLYPSVGSVRRSGTTVIIEDVAFPIACLGDAVRDLQELFARHGYPEGIIFGHAGDGNLHFVITQSFNDAVAIDQYARFMDDVVELVVGKYDGALKAEHGTGRNMAPFVEAEWGGDALAVMRRLKALADPEGLLNPGVILNADPRAHLTDLKALPSVEDVVDTCVECGFCERVCPSRELTLTPRQRIVVRREMARVDDEGSRDALGEAYEYDGMTTCAADGMCATACPVGIDTGTLVKRLRNRPRAIPVPHDTPAQSGGALARHFGLAESLVKAALTVGHGVQRVLGPRAMPALTRVARRVWGSDVPQWTPAMPLPAPALPRTPRVGAAAVYVPACVGRLFGASPGDADALSLQRALVTVAARAGRPVWIPDDVHGTCCGTAFSSKGLVGGHRQAANDAIERCWTWSEEGRLPIVIDANSCTQGLRGCRPALTETNRERFDRLRVLDSVEFARTDLLPHLVVTAPAASVAVHPTCALVQMGGVEDLVTLAEACADHVVLPDAAACCGFAGDRGFIVPELTASATRHEAEAVRAAACDAHVSANRMCEVALTSATGRPYRSIVHLLEQTTRE; from the coding sequence ATCGACGCGGCGACGCTCCGCGCGCGCCTCGACGCAATCGTGTCGCGTGAGCGTGTGCTGACACGCCCGATCGACCTCGCGGCGTGGGCGTCCGACGCGAGCTTCTACCGCCCGGTGCCGCGAGCCGTCGTGCTCGCCGATGGCATCGACGAGATCGCGGCGCTCTTCCGGCTGTCGCACGACCTGCGCATCCCGATCACGTTCCGCGCGTCTGGCACGAGCCTGTCCGGACAGGCGGTCACAGCGGGACTGCTCGTCGAGGTGAAGCGTCACTGGCGTCGCATCGACGTGCTCGACGAAGGCGCGCGCGTGCGCGTGCAGCCGGGCGTGCTCGGCGGCGAAGCCAACCTCGCCCTGCGGCGGTTCGGCAGGAAGATCGGTCCCGATCCGGCAAGCCTCCAGGCGTGCGCGCTCGGCGGCATCCTCGCCAACAACGCGTCCGGCAAGTGCTGCGGCGTGGCGCAGAACGCGTATCACACGCTCGACTCGATCGTCTTCGTGCTCCCGTCCGGCGTGCGCATCGACACGGCGCTGCCGGATGCCGACGCGCAGTTCAGGCGAGCGGCGCCCGCGCTGGCCGAAGGTGTGCTGGAGCTCAAGGCGGCGATCGAGGCCAACCCCGCGCTCGCCGCGCGGATCCGGACCAAGTACCGGATGAAGAACACCACGGGGTACGGCCTCAACGCGTTCCTCGATCACGCGCGGCCCGTGGACGTCTTCAGCCACCTGCTGATCGGATCCGAGGGGACGCTCGCGTTCATCGCCGAGGCCGTGCTGCACACCGTCCCGGACCTGCCATACAAGTGCACGGCGCTCCTGCTGTTCCGGTCTCTCGACGCGGCGTGTGCCGCCATCACCGTGCTCAAGTCGGCTGGCGCGAAGGCCCTCGAACTGATGGACCGCGCGTCATTGCGGGCTGTGGAACGCCAGCCCGGCGTGCCGCCCGAACTCCTCGACCTGCCTCCCACGGCGGCCGGCCTGCTCGTGGAGTTCCAGGCCGAAACACCTGACGCGCTCGCTGACTATCGCGCGGTGGCCGAGCCGCTCGCCGAACGTCTCGACGGCCTGATGTACCCGGCGGGCTTCACCGACGATCCGCGCCAGATCGGCAAGTTGTGGCGCGTGCGCGACGGGTTGTATCCCTCCGTCGGCTCCGTGCGGCGCAGCGGCACGACGGTGATCATCGAGGACGTCGCGTTCCCGATCGCGTGCCTGGGCGATGCGGTGCGCGACCTGCAGGAGTTGTTCGCGCGGCACGGCTACCCGGAGGGCATCATCTTCGGGCACGCGGGCGACGGGAACCTGCACTTCGTGATCACGCAGTCGTTCAACGATGCGGTGGCCATCGATCAGTACGCGCGCTTCATGGACGATGTCGTCGAACTCGTGGTCGGGAAGTACGACGGTGCGCTCAAGGCCGAGCACGGCACGGGGCGCAACATGGCGCCGTTCGTCGAGGCGGAGTGGGGGGGCGACGCGCTGGCCGTGATGCGCCGGCTCAAGGCGCTGGCCGATCCGGAGGGGCTGCTCAACCCAGGCGTGATCCTGAACGCCGACCCTCGCGCGCACCTCACGGACCTCAAGGCCCTGCCGTCGGTCGAAGACGTCGTGGACACGTGCGTCGAGTGCGGATTCTGCGAACGCGTCTGTCCGTCGCGCGAGCTCACCCTCACGCCCCGCCAGCGCATCGTCGTACGCCGGGAGATGGCGCGGGTCGACGATGAAGGGTCGCGCGACGCGTTGGGGGAGGCGTACGAATACGACGGCATGACGACATGCGCCGCCGACGGCATGTGCGCGACGGCGTGTCCTGTGGGGATCGACACAGGCACGCTCGTGAAGCGCCTGCGCAACAGGCCGCGCGCGATCCCCGTGCCGCATGACACGCCCGCGCAGTCAGGCGGTGCGCTCGCGCGTCACTTCGGGCTGGCGGAGTCGCTCGTGAAGGCGGCGCTGACGGTCGGGCATGGCGTACAGCGCGTGCTCGGCCCGCGCGCGATGCCGGCGCTCACGCGTGTGGCGCGTCGAGTCTGGGGCAGTGACGTACCGCAGTGGACACCGGCGATGCCGCTGCCCGCACCGGCCCTGCCGAGGACACCTCGCGTGGGCGCGGCCGCGGTGTACGTGCCTGCGTGCGTGGGCCGACTGTTCGGCGCGTCGCCGGGCGATGCCGACGCGTTGTCGTTGCAGCGCGCGCTCGTCACGGTGGCGGCGCGCGCGGGCCGTCCGGTATGGATCCCGGACGACGTGCATGGGACGTGTTGCGGGACGGCGTTTTCGTCGAAGGGGCTCGTGGGCGGGCATCGACAGGCGGCCAACGACGCGATCGAACGCTGCTGGACGTGGTCGGAGGAGGGGCGCCTGCCGATCGTGATCGACGCCAATTCCTGCACGCAGGGCCTGCGCGGGTGCCGGCCGGCGCTGACCGAGACCAATCGCGAGCGGTTCGACCGGCTGCGCGTGCTCGACAGCGTCGAGTTCGCGCGTACCGACTTGCTGCCGCACCTCGTGGTCACGGCGCCGGCGGCGTCGGTGGCCGTCCACCCGACGTGCGCGCTCGTGCAGATGGGCGGGGTCGAGGATCTCGTCACGCTTGCCGAGGCGTGCGCGGACCATGTCGTGCTGCCCGACGCCGCGGCGTGCTGCGGGTTTGCCGGCGACCGCGGGTTCATCGTGCCGGAGCTCACCGCGTCTGCCACACGCCACGAAGCGGAAGCCGTCAGGGCCGCCGCGTGTGATGCCCACGTCTCGGCCAACCGCATGTGCGAAGTGGCCCTGACCTCCGCTACAGGCCGCCCGTACCGCTCGATCGTCCACCTCCTCGAACAGACAACCCGGGAATGA
- a CDS encoding dihydroxy-acid dehydratase translates to MSGVKRQRRSAAWYSGIDKNTFIHRSWMKNQGHPDHVFDGRPIIGICNTWSELTPCNAHLRDLAEHVKHGVYEAGGFPLEFPVMSLGETQLRPTAMLFRNLASMDVEESIRANPIDGVVLLVGCDKTTPACVMGAASVDLPTIVLSGGPMLNGKFRGQDIGSGTHVWKFSEEMRCGQMSPEDFREAEAGMSRSPGHCMTMGTASTMACLVEALGIALPTNAAIPAVDARRSRLAHLTGNRIVAMVEEDLRLSTILTRNAFENAVRAVNAVGGSTNAVIHLLAIAGRVGIDFSLDDWDRLGRDVSCLVDLMPSGRFLMEDFYYAGGLPTVLRELGDLIHRDAITVTGRTMGELIADAPCYNRDVIRPREEPVVPDSGIAVLKGNLAPDGAIIKPAAASAHLLQHTGRAVVFEDIDDLYARLDDPELDVDADSVLVLKLCGPRGYPGMPEVGNMPLPPKLLRQGVTDMVRISDARMSGTAYGTVVLHVAPEAAIGGPLALVRTGDLIELDVPARRLSLRVDEDELARRRAEWRPPTPSATRGYVKLYLEHVTQADKGADMDFLEGGSGSAVPRHSH, encoded by the coding sequence ATGTCAGGCGTGAAGCGGCAGCGGCGCAGCGCCGCGTGGTATTCGGGGATCGACAAGAACACCTTCATCCATCGGAGCTGGATGAAGAACCAGGGACACCCCGATCACGTGTTCGACGGACGGCCGATCATCGGCATCTGCAACACGTGGTCCGAGCTCACGCCCTGCAACGCGCACCTGCGCGACCTGGCCGAGCACGTCAAGCACGGCGTCTATGAAGCCGGCGGCTTCCCGCTCGAGTTCCCCGTGATGTCGCTCGGCGAGACGCAGCTCCGCCCGACGGCGATGCTGTTCCGCAACCTCGCCAGCATGGACGTCGAGGAGTCGATCCGCGCCAATCCGATCGACGGCGTGGTGCTGCTCGTCGGCTGCGACAAGACGACGCCCGCGTGCGTGATGGGAGCGGCGAGCGTGGACCTGCCGACCATCGTGCTCTCTGGCGGACCGATGCTGAACGGGAAGTTCCGCGGCCAGGACATCGGGTCAGGCACGCACGTCTGGAAGTTCAGCGAGGAGATGCGCTGCGGCCAGATGTCGCCCGAGGACTTCCGTGAAGCCGAGGCCGGGATGAGTCGCTCGCCGGGGCACTGCATGACGATGGGCACGGCCTCGACAATGGCGTGCCTGGTGGAGGCGCTGGGCATCGCGCTGCCGACCAATGCGGCGATCCCCGCCGTCGACGCGCGGCGCTCGCGACTCGCGCATCTCACGGGCAACCGCATCGTGGCGATGGTCGAGGAGGACCTGCGGCTGTCGACCATCCTCACGCGCAACGCGTTCGAGAACGCCGTGCGTGCGGTGAACGCCGTCGGCGGATCCACCAACGCCGTGATCCACCTTCTCGCGATCGCCGGCCGCGTCGGCATCGACTTCTCGCTCGACGATTGGGATCGCCTCGGCAGGGACGTCTCGTGCCTCGTCGATCTGATGCCGTCGGGCCGCTTCCTGATGGAGGACTTCTACTACGCGGGGGGCCTGCCCACCGTGCTGCGCGAACTCGGCGACCTGATTCACCGCGACGCGATCACGGTGACGGGACGCACGATGGGCGAACTCATTGCCGATGCGCCCTGCTACAACCGCGACGTCATCCGTCCGCGAGAGGAGCCGGTGGTGCCCGACAGCGGCATCGCCGTGCTGAAGGGCAACCTTGCGCCCGACGGCGCGATCATCAAGCCCGCCGCCGCGAGCGCGCACCTGTTGCAGCACACGGGACGTGCCGTCGTGTTCGAGGACATCGACGACCTCTACGCGCGACTCGACGATCCTGAGCTCGACGTCGACGCCGACAGCGTGCTCGTCCTCAAGCTGTGCGGCCCGCGCGGCTATCCGGGCATGCCGGAAGTCGGGAACATGCCCCTGCCGCCGAAGCTGCTGCGGCAGGGTGTGACCGACATGGTGCGCATCTCGGACGCGCGGATGTCGGGCACCGCCTACGGCACCGTGGTGCTGCACGTCGCGCCGGAGGCGGCCATCGGTGGCCCGCTCGCGCTCGTCCGCACCGGCGACCTCATCGAGCTCGACGTGCCGGCGCGCCGGCTGTCGCTGCGCGTCGACGAGGACGAGCTGGCGCGGCGGCGTGCGGAGTGGCGGCCGCCGACACCGAGCGCCACGCGCGGATACGTGAAGCTGTACCTCGAACACGTGACGCAGGCCGACAAGGGCGCGGACATGGACTTCCTCGAGGGTGGCAGCGGGTCCGCCGTGCCCCGCCATTCGCACTGA
- a CDS encoding NupC/NupG family nucleoside CNT transporter — MLGAAAVLAAVAAVAHAPKVQSLVGLLVLLAIAFAWSSDRSAIDRKTVAWGLGLQVVIALVVLRTTPGREAFAAAGRGINWLLDFGAVGAAFVFGPLGDKTVWPRIMTAALGEEGARYSVLFAFQVLPTIIFIASLFAILYYLGVMQLVVRVFAVGMRWVMKASGAETLNVAASIFMGQTEAPLTIKPYLARMTQSELMTVMTSGMAHISGGIMAAYVLFGIEAQHLLTAVIMTAPGTLMMAKMFVPETQVPETMGTVTLEHERTDVNIIDAAGRGTSEGLMLALNVGAMLISFLALIALVNAILGLGGLSLQQIFGWVFAPIAWSMGVPWHDAPVIGNLLGTRMVLNEFVAYSQLGALKATLDPRSFTIATFALCGFANFASIGMQVGGIGALAPSRRSDLARLGFRAMMAGTLANFVTATIAGALL; from the coding sequence ATGCTTGGTGCGGCCGCGGTGCTGGCGGCTGTCGCGGCCGTCGCGCACGCACCCAAGGTGCAATCGCTCGTCGGACTGCTCGTGCTGCTGGCGATCGCGTTCGCGTGGTCGAGCGACAGGTCGGCCATCGACCGCAAGACCGTGGCGTGGGGCCTCGGCCTGCAGGTGGTCATCGCGCTCGTGGTGCTCCGGACGACGCCCGGTCGAGAGGCGTTCGCGGCGGCCGGACGCGGGATCAACTGGCTGCTCGACTTCGGTGCCGTGGGAGCGGCGTTCGTCTTCGGTCCGCTCGGCGACAAGACGGTCTGGCCGCGCATCATGACGGCGGCGCTCGGCGAGGAAGGTGCGCGCTACTCGGTGCTCTTCGCCTTCCAGGTGCTGCCGACGATCATCTTCATCGCATCGCTCTTCGCGATCCTCTACTACCTGGGCGTGATGCAGTTGGTGGTGCGCGTCTTCGCCGTCGGCATGCGCTGGGTGATGAAGGCGAGCGGCGCCGAGACGCTCAACGTCGCGGCCAGCATCTTCATGGGCCAGACGGAAGCCCCGCTCACCATCAAACCCTATCTCGCGAGGATGACGCAGTCCGAACTGATGACGGTGATGACGTCGGGAATGGCGCACATCTCCGGCGGCATCATGGCGGCCTACGTGCTTTTCGGCATCGAGGCGCAGCATCTCCTGACCGCCGTCATCATGACCGCGCCGGGCACGCTCATGATGGCCAAGATGTTCGTGCCTGAAACGCAGGTGCCCGAGACGATGGGGACGGTGACACTGGAGCACGAGCGCACCGACGTCAACATCATCGACGCCGCGGGACGTGGTACTTCGGAAGGACTCATGCTCGCGCTCAACGTCGGCGCGATGCTCATCTCGTTCCTCGCGCTCATCGCGCTCGTCAACGCGATCCTTGGCCTCGGCGGGCTGAGCCTGCAGCAGATCTTCGGCTGGGTCTTCGCGCCGATCGCCTGGAGCATGGGCGTGCCGTGGCACGACGCGCCAGTCATCGGCAACCTGCTCGGGACGCGCATGGTGCTGAACGAGTTCGTCGCGTATTCGCAACTTGGCGCGCTCAAGGCCACGCTCGATCCTCGGTCGTTCACCATAGCCACGTTCGCCCTGTGCGGCTTTGCCAACTTCGCGTCGATCGGCATGCAGGTCGGCGGCATCGGTGCGCTCGCGCCCTCGCGCCGCAGCGACCTGGCCCGCCTCGGCTTCCGCGCGATGATGGCCGGCACGCTCGCCAATTTCGTCACCGCCACCATCGCCGGCGCGTTGCTGTAG